The genomic region GTTCGCCCTAAAAGGCACCTTCTTGATACATGTGAATAATCTCTGAGGAGTATGATTTACAGAATCAGTGTTTTCTCATTTTCTTTTAACAATTGACGAGTAAACACTTCTGATTTCATCATCTGAATAGTTTCCACCCAGTTTATCTTTTATACTTCTGATGAGGTCATCTTCAAGTTCATCCAGTGCCTTAAGAACTATTTCTTTTTTAAGAGCCGGTTTTTGAATGCTGTTTTTGGAAATATCAGCTTTACTTTTTTCTTTTGCAGGAACTTTCTTTTTGGCTTCTTTATTTCCCGGCTTTGATGCTTCTTCAGCTTCTAAATGTTCTGCAATAGCTTTGAGGAACATGTCGCCATATTTTTTGAGTTTGTACTCACCAACCCCTGTTATTTTCAACATTTCTTCCTTTGTAGCTGGTCTTCTTGCAGCCATCTGGCGAAGACTTGTATCTGCAAATATGATGTAAGGTGGTACATCCTGCATCTGCGCCAGGGATATGCGCAGCTCTTTTAATTTGTCAAATAGGATTTTATCAGGGTCATCGCTGATTCTGCGATGAACGACTGGATTGCATTCTTCCTCAAATTCATCCTCATCGATATCAGATATAACTGGTTCATATTCTGTTTGCGCATCCTCTACTTTTCGGGTAAAAGTCACAGTTCTTTTTCCATCAAGTATTTCCAGGCTCTTCTTGTTGAGTTTAAGAAGTGGATAACGTGCTCCCTCTACTTTGATTACATCCTGTCTGACCATCTCTCGTGCCATATCCTGCCATTCATTTTTGGAATATTTGTCTCCCTGCCCGAAACTTTTGAGCAGATGGTGTTTTTTGTCTGTGATCTTCTTTGCCCTGCTACCGGTAAGCACATCTATGACCTGGTTCATTCCAAATCTCTGGTTGAGATCCTGAATGCATTTGATTATCAGTCTGGCTTCTGTAGTTCCATCAACTTCTATACGTGGCTGAAGGCAGACATCACATTTGCCACAGTTATCCTCTGGTATTTCTTCTCCAAAATACCTCAGCAATACTTTTCGGCGACAGATGTTACTTTCACAGTAGTCCACCATGTCATTGAGCTGCTTGATTGCGATGTCTCTTTCTTCCTTTTTGTCTTTTTGTTTGATGAAATACTCAATTTTGTATTTGTCACCTCGACTGAAAAAGAGTACACATTCACATTCAAGTCCGTCTCGTCCTCCTCTGCCGGTTTCCTGGTAATATCCTTCAAGATTTTTGGGAAGGTCATAATGTATGACAAAACGAACATTGGGTTTGTCGATTCCCATTCCAAAGGCAATGGTAGCAACAACAATGTCTGCCCTGTCCTTGATGAACATTTCCTGGTTCTTTGCTCTCTGGAGATCAGTAAGGCCTGCATGGTATGAAAGTGCATTAAATCCGTCTTTCCTGAGTTTGGTGGTCAGGCTGTCCACAGTCCTGCGGCTCTGGCAGTAAATTATTCCGCTTTCACCTTTCTTTTTCCGCAGGTACTTCAGAAGGTTGTTATATGTGTCTTTCTTGGCACGCACACGGTAAAACAGGTTCTGCCTGTTAAAGCTTGCAATGTATACTCCACACTGCTCGATACCAAGTTGTTTTATGGTGTCTTCTCTTACCTTTGGGGTAGCTGTGGCGGTCAGTGCAATAATGGGTATTTCCGGAAACTTCTTTTTTAACATGCCGAGTTTTCTGTACTCCGGTCTAAAATCATGTCCCCATTCTGAGATGCAGTGACTCTCATCAATGGCAAAAAGGCTTACGTTAAGACTCTTAAGAAGTGTGATGGTGCCTGACATCGTCAACCTTTCAGGTGCCACATAGAGAATTTTGATTTCCCCTCTTTTCAGCTCGTCATAAATGCGTTTTGACTGGGCAGGTTTCAGTGTACTGTTAAGGTATGCGGCATCAACACCATTCTCTTTCAGACTGTCAACCTGGTCCTTCATAAGGGATATCAGCGGAGAGACTACAACTGTGATGCCATCTTTTAGAAGTGCAGGTAGCTGGTAACAAAGAGATTTCCCTCCCCCGGTAGGCATAAGAACAAAAGTATCACGGTCATTTAGCACATCATTGATTATTTCCTTTTGTAAAGGACGAAAATCAGAATATCCGAAGTACTTGCTGAGAGTCTCGTGCATCTTTAGACCATACTTGTTTTTCCTGAATATATGTTACTGACGTATTTAATCTTCGGGTATGCAGGGTGAAAGTATTCTACTATTCAGTACAGTAAAATTAGAATCAAAAAAGAGGGGGTAATGGATGATTTCAGGAGAAAAAGAGGAGGGGATATTTTCCCTGAAATCATTCCTGTTTATTCTCTTCTGCGCTGCATAACAAGTGCAAGACCTATTATAGCTAGCATTGGTATGGCAATAGTTGGGAACTCCGGAATCTCCTCTCTCTGGCATGTGCAGAACTTCAGGTTATCGATCCATGCAAACTCAGCATATCCTGTTTCCTGGTAGGTAATTGTAATGTAGGATATGCAACTGTCTCCGTTAGACGCTAATTCTATAATTTCAGGAATAAACAAATTTCCTCCTGATGCTGTATCAACTACATTTCCCTGATTATCGTATGCTGTAGCTTGAGTCCCTGCATAGCTACTATGTTTAAAGCTCACGCAGGAAACTTCCGGGAAGAAACTAATAGTTGTTGTTTCTGTGAATTCTGCTACTTTGTTACCGTTTGATGCGCTTCCGGACATTGCAGGTTCAAACGTAACTCCATTGTACTGTGTTCCTATTGTTTCTCCGCATGTTGTGTCTTCAAAAGTGATGACCACGCCTTCACAGTCACATCCATAATCGCAATTAGCACAACCTCCATTTGCGCCTGCAACGACTACAAACAAGGCTAATAAACTCAATAAAATAACTATAATTTTTCTCATTCTAAAACCCCTTTGATTAAAAACTGCCACGTATGCAGTATGAACTCTTCAATATTTTCTATTTATATTTCGAGAATATATTAGAATAAGAAACAATGTTAAGCAACAATTTTTCTAAATAATCAAATTCGGTACATGGTAGGCTATTTTGTAAATACTTTTTATTTTTCTCCGGTAAGGCTCTTATCTCCGGGCGAGCATTAATATGTACGAAACACTATTTCAGGGTAAAATTCATAGTAATCTTATAATCGGAGTTCTCATTCATGGTAAAAGTAGACAAATTCATTCCTAAAGCAATAGATAAAATCCAGAAGCAGATAGATGGAAAAGCCATCATAGCACTCTCTGGTGGTGTGGACAGTTCAGTCTGCGCAATACTTGCACATCGTGCCATCGGTGACAAACTTACACCAATTTACATTGACACAGGTCTCATGCGTAAAGGTGAGACTGAGAGAATAAAGGAAATATTCTCCGACATGAACCTTGAGGTCGTAGACGCAAAAGACCGTTTCCTTTCAGCACTTGCAGGTCTCGATGATCCTGAAGAGAAGCGCAAGGCAGTTGGTGAGGCATTTATTCGTGTTTTTGAGGAAGAAGCAAAATTAATCAAGGCTGAATATCTCATTCAGGGAACCATCTACCCGGACAGAATTGAATCAGAAGGCGGAATCAAGTCCCACCATAATGTAGGCGGCCTTCCATCAGTTATGGACTTCAAGGCAATTGTAGAGCCTATAGATGACCTTTACAAAGATGAGGTTCGTGAAGTTGCCCGTGCACTTGAGCTTCCACACGAGATATCTGAGAGAATGCCATTCCCGGGACCTGGACTTTCCGTAAGGATTGTTGGCGAGGTAACCGAAGAGCTTGTTGACGCTGTAAGGGAAGCCAATGCAATCGTTGAGGAAGAACTCGTTGAACAGTTCCATCCATGGCAGACCTTTGCCGCAATTGTCGGAAAGGGAACCGGTGTGAAAGGTGACGTCAGGGTCCATGGCTGGATTGTTGCTGTCAGGGCAGTCGGTTCAAGAGATGGAATGACTGCAGAGGCAATGGAACTCCCATGGAGTGTCCTCAGGAAGATTGAATCAAGGATCACCGCTGAGATTCCTTCAGTTGCAAGAGTACTTTATGACCTTACTCCAAAGCCACCTGCAACAATCGAGTTCGAGTAATCATCTAATTTACCAGAGCAAGATAAATGTCACTCAACAAAGCAGTTCTTGATATTCGAAATCGCCAGAGGATAAAACCCTCTCCTTTAGATGTTCCTGCAGCCTCATGGACTGGGAAGGATGTCATTGAATCCGGTGAGATAGATACTATTACTATTATCTTTAAGACCTCCGGATGCTGGTGGGGCAAGGCAGGCGGCTGTACCATGTGCGGTTATGTCTATGACAGCGCACAGGACGTACCTTCAGATGATGACCTGATGGCACAGCTCGAAAAGGCAATGAGGAAAGTTTCAGACTATGACCGTTTCATGGTCAAGATATTTACCTCCGGTAGTTTCCTTGACACAAAGGAGATTCCCATTGAGGTAAGGCACAGGATACTTGAAAAGCTGGACGGCGATGAAAGGATTGTCAAAGTTCTGGCAGAGACTCGTCCTGAGTTTGTGACCGAAGAAAATGTGAAGGATTGTGTTTCAGTTCTTAAGAACACGGACTTTGAAGTTGCAATGGGTCTTGAGACAAGTTCTGATGTCATACGCAAGCAATCTATCAATAAAGGCTTTAGTTTCCAGAACTTTGCAGATGCAGCGATTGCAGCCAGGGAAAACGGTGCAACCGTAAAGTCGTATCTTATGCTTAAACCTCTGTTCCTTTCAGAAAAAGAGGCCCTTGAAGATATTGTTCAGACTGTCCGTGATTCGGCAGAGTACACTGATACATTTTCAATTAATCTCTGTAATGTCCAGCGAGGAACTTATGTTGAATATCTCTGGGACAGGAAACAATATCGTTCGCCATGGCTCTGGAGCATTGTAGACATTCTTCAGAGAACAAAGGCAGAGTTTCCTGATATGATAATTACATCCGACCCGGTTGGTGCAGGTTCAAAAAGAGGACCACATAATTGCAGGGAATGCAGTCACGATGTTGCCGATGCAATAAGGTTGTTCTCATTGACGCAGGATTTATCATGCTTTGAGCATTTGTCCTGTGATTGCAAAGATCTATGGGAGCAGGTTCTGGAACTGGAAGACCACACCTTCGGCAGTCCGATCCTCGATTGATTTGATTGGTTTTTTATTTGAAAATGAAATCTTAAGATGAGTTTTCACTCATCTTCTCTTTTAAATACCATTGTTCCGATTCCGGTGTCAGTGAATAACTCAAGTAATATTGAGTGTGAGACGCTTCCATCGATAATGTGAATCTTTTCGACACCGCTGGTAACTGATGTTGCGGCACTCCTCATTTTAGGTATCATTCCGCCGGATATTAGCCCACTGTCAACCAGTTCCTCTATATCCTCAATGGCAACTCTGGATATGCGTGAGCTTCTGTCATTAATGTCTTTGAGAAGACCGGGGACGTCTGTCATCAATATGAGTTTTTTAGCTTTCAGCGCAGCAGCAATATCTCCTGCAACGGTATCAGCATTTATGTTCAGGGCTTTTCCGTTGATGTCCATGGCAATTGGTGAGATTACCGGGATGTAGTCTTCTTTTATGAGTATATTAATAAGCTCGGTGTTGATTATCTCGGTATCACCCACCCAGCCGAGGTCTACTTCATGCTCCACATCCTCGATCATTACTTTTTGGGATGGCTTCTTTTTGGCTATGATGGTTTTTCCATCCTTGCCTGAGAGTCCGACTCCTTTTCCGCCGTGCTTGCCTATGAGCGCAACGATTTCCGTATTGATGTTTCCTACAAGAACCATGCGTGCTATCTCAAGAGTTTCATCGTCTGTTACCCGCAGGCCGCCTACAAATTGAGATTCCTTGCCCATCCGTTTCATCTTTTCTGAAATTTCAGGTCCTCCTCCATGCACGATTATGGGATGGATTCCTACGAATCTCAAAAGGACTACGTCCTGTATGATATCGCTCATTACTTCAGGATTGACCATTGCGTGACCACCGACCTTGATCACCATTATGGAGTCATAAAAATCTCTTATGTATGGCAATGCTTCGATCAGTACATTCTCTCGATTAAGTGTCATGATGTTTACCTATGATTATTTTCTGGATTCGGCTAGTCATCAAATAATAGCCGGAGCTCTCTGTTAATATGCTCAATTGATTTAAAAATAGTTACTGCTACAAAGAATCCAGTTGTTTATAGCTGTTTATTGAATAAAAACCAGAATCTGGAAAGTAAAACAAAAGACCCGTAGTTGGGTCTTTTATGAAAATCAGACTTTCTCGAGTTTCTCGATGCCGACCTTCTTTACGAATGGTTTGTTTATCTTGTCAGGCATCCAGTCTGGCTTGTTCTTTGGAGCGTCGACAATTTCTTTCCATCCCTTGAATACGTGTACTTTCTTTGTTCCACGCTCGCGGAGTCTAATCTCCTCTGGCTTTGACTTCTTACCTTTACCTCTGTTTGCCACCTTCAAAGCTGCCTGTCTTGGCTGCTTTCCAGTGAATACCCCGTGCTCATTTCCTTTCTTGTCTCTTAACACAAAATTTCTTGTTTCAGACATGATGTCACCTCGTAATCATTATGCGATTACATCTGCTAACCGTATTTAGTATATAAGGTATATATATTTTTCTTTTAATGTCGTCTTTTGTTCTCGTTTTGTAGTATTTACTACTATTTAGAGCAATTATTTCGGCAGAATATGGGTGTATTTTTATATAATTTTGCAAAAGTAGCTTCAGTTATCAGAGCGGTATGTGGCAACATGTCAAGTTAACTTGATTTGTAAACCGTTAGTGATTTATATTATTTATGCAATCGGTTGCCGCATTATAACTTATTATATTCTTATATTTCTATTTTCTTTTCTTTTACCATTCCAGGGCTGTAACACAACATTTACATGTAATGAATCCCTTTCACCATGATATAATTACTATCCGGTATCTGTATTTGCAGACCGGATCCTCATCCTTTACTTGATTTTAGAGGTATAATTATGGAAGTCCCGGTTGTCAAATTACCAGATATACAGGCTAACAAGCCCCAGATACCCATTAACCTGACACGCGTCGGTGTTACTAACGTAAAAAAACTCGTACAGATTAAAAGGAGGGACAAGCGTCCGGTAATCCTCATCTGTACCTTTGATATTTTTGTAGATTTGCCATCACACCTGAAAGGTGCAAACCTCTCACGTAACTTTGAGGCTGTCGATGAAGTTCTCGAGAAGGCAGTAAACATGCCTGTCTATGAAATCGAACAGCTTTGCAGTGATGTTGCCCAGAGCCTTTTGAAGCGTCATGAATACGCAACCCGCGCAGAAGTAATTCTTAAAAGTGAGTATGTTCTCAAAAGAGAATCCCCTTCAACAAAGATGGAATGCCAGGAAGTTGTTGATATCTTTGCTGAAGCTATCGCAATGCGTGAAGATGTAGAAAACATGAAAGTTAAGAAACTCATCGGTGCTGAAGTTGTAGGGATGACTGCATGTCCATGTGCCCAGGAAATCATGAGGGATAACGCAAGGCAGGAACTCGAGAATATCGGTGTTGATAACAAGCACATTGCAGAGTTCCTTCACAGGGTCCCAATGGCAACACACAACCAGCGTGGACGCGGTATAATCTCAATCGAAGTTATCGGAAACGTTTATGTTTCACTCGAGAGAATCATTGAAATTATCGAAAAGTCAATGAGTGCAAGTGTCTTTGAGCTTCTTAAAAGGGCTGATGAGGCAAATGTTGTTCAGACTGCTCACAATAATCCAAAGTTTGTTGAGGACTGTGTCAGAACAATGGCAAAGAATGTTGTCAAAGACTTCGAACATCTTCCTGATGAAGCAGTTATCACTATCAAGCAGATAAATGAAGAAAGTATCCACAGGCACAACGCCTTTGCCGAAAGGGTTGCAACCATTGGTGATCTTCGTCTTGAGATCGCTCAGGATGCTTAACTATTAAATCTGTAAGGCTCATATATCTTCAAAGTAACGATTTAAGGAGTTATATTGTGGACGATTCAGAAAAGATCGAGGCTTTAAGTATGGATGGCAGTCCCATTGAAGTTGGTTCTGTTGTTAGATACCTGAACACAGGTACTGTGGGAATAGTTACCGATCTTACTAAAGATGAAGAAGGTGTCTGGGTATTACTTGACAGTACCGGCTTGTTCTATAAGCCGGAGGTACTTGTCATTACAGATGAAAGTGAACTAAAAGGTGAAATGAAAGAGCGCACCTCTGCAGAGGCTGCAGAATCTTATATGCGTTCTTATAATGCCGAAAATGAGGCTGGTTATGATATCGGCCAGGTAACAGGCGGTGGCTAAACCGCCTTTATGTCTTTTTTAAAATTTAAAATTAAAATTGGTTTCTAATTTTGTATCTCAAATAAATCTTTCTTTTTCAAGCAGTGTAAGTGAACGAATCCATTCGCCCTTTGGTTCCCTGGAAGTGCCAACTACAAGTCTTTTGATGTCTCCTACCTGTTCCACAACACCTTGAGCTTCAATGGTCTCTCCTTCAAGAGCTTGTCCTGCATAAGTGTGAGTATACGAAAGCACATGGTCAATTTCATCGTGGTCCACTTTGTAAACAGAAGGGGCATCAAATGCAAGATCGGCATTTGTAACTTTTGCTTCTATCTTCATTGTGCCAATGTCCTCGCCTCTCTGAGTAGGGTGCTTAATCTGTTCCCAGTCCCTGACAAAAAGAAGATCAAAATAAGTACCTTCTACCATTCCACGATTTCCTTTTCTCTTCTCGTGGACCATAAATTCTTCAAAAGATATCTCCGGGATGCGCTTATTGTATATACGTTTCCACATGTTCAAATCTATATCCTCTATAGGCCCATCTTCTGATTTTGCTTTTGCGATAGCATCCCTTGCAACGAACCACTGTTCACCGTAAACAACAAAATCAATGTCTGAACCTTCGTTCTGAAGTCCCGGCAGGAGTGATCCTGTTATTCCCATCATATCCCTGCTGATTCCGGCTTTTTCAAGGGTGTCCACAACAACTGTCACTCTGCTGTCAACACCGTACCACTTTTCGATGGCACTTGATGGGGGAAGTACTTTTTTGATTTTATCTTCAGGGACTACATGTACATCTTCTACCCATTCAGGGCGGTTCTGGCGCATAAAATCAAAAGCAACATCAAAATCATATTTCTTGTAGTGTTTCCCGTCAAGTTCGCGCTCTCCGTTTTCATCCGGCACGTACCTTAATGTGGACCTGACTCCATGTGGGTGGAAATAATCGGAAACTGCAAAGATCCAGTCATCTTCTGTTACAAGGAAATCCCTGAGTCTTGTTTTTGTCATATTTAGCCTTCCTGTTAGTATTCAACTCTGTACAGGTAACTGCCTTTTCACATAAAAATAGTACGACTTTTATTCTCCACGTTCTGCTCAGATAAAATCTAATATATACTTCAGCAACATGTCTATCTATGGTTTTATGTTGATAGTCTCTGAAGTGGTTTCTACAATGGTTTCTATATTTGTAATTTTTAAAAATATGTCTGCATGAATGGTGATAAAATTTGCAATCATTTGAAAAATGGGTACGTGAGATCCGAAGAGAGTTCCACCAAAATCCGGAGCTCAGTTTTCATGAGTACGGTACGCAGTCAAGGATAATGTCCGTACTGAGGGAACTCGGGATAGATTGCAGAAAGATCGCTGATACGGGTGTAATTGCAGAAGTTAGAGGCGCTTCTTCCGGTCCATGCATTGCCATACGTTCTGATATTGATGCCCTTGCGGCACACGAGGTGCCTTCTCCAGAAAACCATGAATATATTTCCCAGAATCCTGGTGTCATGCATGCTTGCGGTCATGACGGGCACATGGCTATTGTTCTGGGTGTTGCCCGCATGGTGAAAGAGAATCGAAAGAAAATATGCGGTACTGTCAGATTCATTTTTCAGCCAGCAGAAGAAGTCCCTCCAGGGGGCGCTATCAGGGTAATAGAGGAAGGCGGCCTGGAAGGTGTGGATGCTATAATCGGATTGCATATTTTTGGTGATGTGGATGTAGGTCAGATAAACGTGCGCTCCGGGCCTTTAATGGCAAGTTCCAACCGGTTCACTTTAAAGATATTCGGAAAAGGCGGTCACCATGCAACACCCGATATGTGCATCGACCCGATTCAGATTGCTGCTGAGTTTATTTCTGCTTTAAAGCCTGCTGTTTCCCGGAAAGTGGATATTTCCGATCATGTACTCGGATTTGGTACTGTGAACAGTGGTAAGCAATTCAACAGAACCCCTGATGAACTTGAACTTGTTGGTAGTTTCAGGACGTTTGATGATAATGACATTGATATTATAGAACAGATAATGTACGATTTGCTTGATTCGCTAATGCATTCGTATACAATGGCGGATCTGGAAGGAGTTCCTTCATATGACCTGAATGTTTATCGTGGTTATCCTGTACTTTTTAATGATCCGCTTTTCACAGAAAGAGCCTCTTTACTTCTTAAAAGTAAATTTGAACAAGTAAACACCCATGCAAAACCAATATTCGGTGCAGAAGATTTTGCTTACTACCTGCAGGAAGTTCCAGGTATGTATGCAATAATAGGCACAAGAAATATTGAAAAAGGAATCGTGGAAGGGAATCATTCTTCAAGTTTTGATATTGATGAAGACGTGTTGCTACATGGTGTGGAATTGTTGTATTCTGTGGCAATGGATTTCCTTAAAAACTCCGGGGAATATCTTGAATGATTGTTTTGCCGTTCTCAAATGAATATTCTTCAATGGTAAAGTCATTTGTAATAGCTGTACTTGCCGGAGAAGGTTTTGATTATGATCCGGTTAAGGATTTTGATCTCGATGATATTCAGGGAATATATCTTGAAAAAGGCGGTGCTTTTTTTATGTGTCTTTCAGATGATGAAATTGTAGGGACATCTGCAGTAAAGAATATTGGCTCAGATGTATGTGAGATTAAAAGACTTTATGTAAAAAAAGAGTGCAGGGGTGAAGGTCTCGGTTTTACTCTTTTTCAGAAAGCCCTGAATTATGCTGAGATTAATTATACTAAGGTTAAGCTGAAAACAGATTCTTCTCTGAAAAAAGCCATATCTATCTACCTTAAAAATGGTTTTTCAGTAGTAAAAGAAGAGAGTGGGACGGTTTATTTTGAAAAGTCCCTGCAATCAGATAAAAGTGAATGATGTTTCATACTTCTTTCATCATTGCTACTTCATCGCAGTTCGGGAATTTGGGACACTTGATGCATCCGGTCCATACTTTATGTGGAAGCATCTGCTTGTCTATTATCTCAAATCCCTGTTTTTCAAAGAAAGGAACTGCATAAGTTAGTGTGAACACTTTGTTTATTCCAAGTTCATCTGATTCTTCCAGACAGGCTTTGACAAGTTTTGTTCCGATGCCTTTGTCTCTGTATTCCTTCTTAACTGCAAATGATAAAACTTCTGCCATGTCCTCCCAGCTAACCTGAAGGGCACAGCACCCGATTATTTCCCCGTCAATCTCGCAGACGTGAAAACTGCGAGTAAATTCATACAGCTCGCTCAATGAACGGGGGAGCATCATCTCCTGTTTTGCGTAGATGTCTATGATGCTTTTAATTGCAGGAATATCATTAACTTTAGCCTTTCTTATTATCAACTATCAATCTCCGGTAATTGTTAAAAAGAGAAATAGCGAGCGTGAAGGGATTTGAACCCCCGGCTTGCAGCTTAGGAGGCTGCCGCCATATCCTGACTAGGCCACACGCTCATGTTGTGCTACTCACGTAATAACATTCAATATCTTAAAGTTATTGGTGAAAAACCTTTCTCGCAGGGAAACCAATTGATTTTTATTGTATATTTTCTAAAATCAGGAATCAAGAATTGTTATAGGATTCTATGATTCTATCCGGGAGTCCAGAAGTTCCATGAGTTTCCTGTTCTTTTCAATGCCCGTGTCAATTCCAAGCAGTTCGGGGGGCAATCCAAGTGCAATTCCAAGAAGTTGTGTGTAGTGGAGTACTGGTATTTCAAATTCAGTTCCTGTTAGCTCCTTGATTTCATCCTGGCCGCTGTCAAGCTGCATGTGGCAGAAAGGGCATGAGTTTACTATACAGTCCACACCTGCTTCCTGTATTTTTGCAAGTTTTGCCTCTGTCATTTTCAGAGATCTTTCTTTCATAGCAGAACGAACACCTCCGCCAGCTCCACAGCATGCCATCTTGTCCGGGTATTCCACACTTGTTGCACCAAGTGCAGTTATAAGTTCATCAAAGAATGCAGGCCTTTCAGAACCTCCAAGCCCTCTTTCTTTTGTAGGCTTAATCAAGTGACAACCATAATGGACTGCAATTCTGATGTCCAGCGGCCTTTGCACAAATGAACTGATCTTTTCTGTCCCAAACTCCTGATAAAGATACTCTATTATATGTCTGACATCAATATTGCCTTTAACTTCCCTGCCTATCTTTTGCAGATGAGAATTCACCTCATCTTTTGCCAGTTCATCTTTCTGGATAATGTGGTTTGCATCAGCAAGTGTGCTAAAACACCCGTTGCATATTGTGAGGATATCTCTTTCCATTTCTTCTGAAAGGACTATATTGCGACTTGCAAGTGTGAGCCAGGAACTTTTATCGAAAGAACGGAACACTCCCGGGGCAGGACAACAGGATGCACCTGGAAGATCGCTGCAGTCAATGTCTAATGTGGCAAGACATAATTTGGTGGCAAGTTCAATGCCGGGATACCTGTTGGGCACAAGGCATCCGAGGAAAAGTGACAATCCTTTCATGCTGTTTTCTCCGTATTCTCATTATAGTCTGTATTCTTTTCAGTGAATATCTCAAAACCACATGACGTAAGAAGTTTTTTTACTTCGTTAAGTGAATCTGTGTATTTATGTACGGTTTCCGGCAGTTCTTCCAGACCTATCTCTGTTCTTTTAATTTTGTTTTGATCATTAATGGGGACTGCATGCCCGTATTTGATAAGCATCTGGCAGACTTCTCTGTGTTCGGGAAAAATAATTCCATGCTGGGCTGAAATTGATCTTATGTTCAGTAATGTATCTACGATATCAATTCCACGTGGACATCTTTCCTGGCAGTTGTAGCAGGTCGTGCACATCCATAC from Methanolobus tindarius DSM 2278 harbors:
- a CDS encoding nucleotidyltransferase domain-containing protein gives rise to the protein MTKTRLRDFLVTEDDWIFAVSDYFHPHGVRSTLRYVPDENGERELDGKHYKKYDFDVAFDFMRQNRPEWVEDVHVVPEDKIKKVLPPSSAIEKWYGVDSRVTVVVDTLEKAGISRDMMGITGSLLPGLQNEGSDIDFVVYGEQWFVARDAIAKAKSEDGPIEDIDLNMWKRIYNKRIPEISFEEFMVHEKRKGNRGMVEGTYFDLLFVRDWEQIKHPTQRGEDIGTMKIEAKVTNADLAFDAPSVYKVDHDEIDHVLSYTHTYAGQALEGETIEAQGVVEQVGDIKRLVVGTSREPKGEWIRSLTLLEKERFI
- a CDS encoding M20 metallopeptidase family protein; amino-acid sequence: MQSFEKWVREIRREFHQNPELSFHEYGTQSRIMSVLRELGIDCRKIADTGVIAEVRGASSGPCIAIRSDIDALAAHEVPSPENHEYISQNPGVMHACGHDGHMAIVLGVARMVKENRKKICGTVRFIFQPAEEVPPGGAIRVIEEGGLEGVDAIIGLHIFGDVDVGQINVRSGPLMASSNRFTLKIFGKGGHHATPDMCIDPIQIAAEFISALKPAVSRKVDISDHVLGFGTVNSGKQFNRTPDELELVGSFRTFDDNDIDIIEQIMYDLLDSLMHSYTMADLEGVPSYDLNVYRGYPVLFNDPLFTERASLLLKSKFEQVNTHAKPIFGAEDFAYYLQEVPGMYAIIGTRNIEKGIVEGNHSSSFDIDEDVLLHGVELLYSVAMDFLKNSGEYLE
- a CDS encoding GNAT family N-acetyltransferase, producing the protein MIVLPFSNEYSSMVKSFVIAVLAGEGFDYDPVKDFDLDDIQGIYLEKGGAFFMCLSDDEIVGTSAVKNIGSDVCEIKRLYVKKECRGEGLGFTLFQKALNYAEINYTKVKLKTDSSLKKAISIYLKNGFSVVKEESGTVYFEKSLQSDKSE
- a CDS encoding N-acetyltransferase, yielding MIIRKAKVNDIPAIKSIIDIYAKQEMMLPRSLSELYEFTRSFHVCEIDGEIIGCCALQVSWEDMAEVLSFAVKKEYRDKGIGTKLVKACLEESDELGINKVFTLTYAVPFFEKQGFEIIDKQMLPHKVWTGCIKCPKFPNCDEVAMMKEV
- the hdrB gene encoding CoB--CoM heterodisulfide reductase subunit B; translated protein: MKGLSLFLGCLVPNRYPGIELATKLCLATLDIDCSDLPGASCCPAPGVFRSFDKSSWLTLASRNIVLSEEMERDILTICNGCFSTLADANHIIQKDELAKDEVNSHLQKIGREVKGNIDVRHIIEYLYQEFGTEKISSFVQRPLDIRIAVHYGCHLIKPTKERGLGGSERPAFFDELITALGATSVEYPDKMACCGAGGGVRSAMKERSLKMTEAKLAKIQEAGVDCIVNSCPFCHMQLDSGQDEIKELTGTEFEIPVLHYTQLLGIALGLPPELLGIDTGIEKNRKLMELLDSRIES
- the hdrC gene encoding CoB--CoM heterodisulfide reductase subunit C codes for the protein MDEIPEEYSNIKKQLREASTNALRCMQCGVCSSSCPSGRHTSLNIRKLVKIAGRNPDIIKNEEVWMCTTCYNCQERCPRGIDIVDTLLNIRSISAQHGIIFPEHREVCQMLIKYGHAVPINDQNKIKRTEIGLEELPETVHKYTDSLNEVKKLLTSCGFEIFTEKNTDYNENTEKTA